A window from Gossypium raimondii isolate GPD5lz chromosome 7, ASM2569854v1, whole genome shotgun sequence encodes these proteins:
- the LOC105802751 gene encoding uncharacterized protein LOC105802751 isoform X1, with protein MSALLFTKSTLTRSKDEVYVAAVALRATKGPAQLSMSTAYSLSVWDLQHFMVIIKPSSPLLSQVIVFDFQPEDPENIYTALAALSGRAVPGVVLTRKLRKLPRSRCWFVGYAEGNAVDKAYDFNNTWEVDLRIGLHDCRDYTNGLVEQLTGEKLVLEHLRRRNGGQS; from the exons ATGTCAGCTCTTCTATTCACAAAATCAACTCTGACAAGAAGCAAAGATGAAGTTTATGTGGCAGCAGTGGCACTAAGAGCTACAAAGGGACCAGCCCAGCTTTCGATGTCAACTGCTTACTCCCTCAGTGTCTGGGACTTGCAACACTTCATGGTCATCATCAAACCCTCTTCTCCTCTCCTTTCTCAG GTCATTGTCTTTGATTTTCAACCTGAAGATCCAGAGAACATATACACGGCACTTGCTGCTCTGTCTGGTAGAGCAGTACCAG GAGTGGTTCTTACAAGGAAGTTAAGGAAGCTGCCGAGGAGCAGATGTTGGTTCGTTGGATATGCTGAAGGGAATGCTGTTGATAAGGCCTATGACTTCAACAACACATGGGAGGTTGATTTGAGAATTGGGCTTCATGACTGTCGAGATTATACAAATG GATTGGTTGAACAGCTGACTGGTGAAAAACTTGTGTTGGAGCATCTGAGAAGGAGAAATGGTGGTCAGAGTTAA
- the LOC128042476 gene encoding uncharacterized protein LOC128042476 encodes MSFSPPPPPVFPGESYNIWAVKMKTYLQAHDLWNVVQNDTEPPPLRANPTIAQIRQYNEDCAKKYKAMSCLQSGVSDVIFIRIMACDTTKEAWDKIKEEFQGSDKTRQQQLIKLRRDFENLRMKDSETIKQYADRIMATVNNIRLLGDDFSYQRVVEKVITTLPEKYESKISSQEDSRDLSAIPLTELINVLYA; translated from the coding sequence ATGAGCTTTTCACCACCACCTCCACCTGTGTTTCCTGGTGAAAGCTATAATATATGGGctgtaaaaatgaaaacataccTACAGGCACATGACCTGTGGAATGTTGTTCAAAATGATACTGAGCCACCACCCTTGAGAGCTAATCCAACGATAGCTCAGATAAGGCAGTATAATGAAGACTGTGCAAAGAAGTACAAGGCCATGTCATGCCTACAAAGTGGAGTTTCAGATGTTATCTTCATAAGGATAATGGCCTGTGACACAACAAAGGAGGCCTGGGATAAAATCAAGGAGGAGTTTCAGGGTTCAGACAAAACCAGACAGCAACAACTGATCAAATTGAGAAGGGATTTTGAGAATTTGAGAATGAAAGACTCAGAAACCATCAAGCAGTATGCTGACAGAATTATGGCTACTGTCAACAACATAAGACTGCTTGGGGATGATTTTAGTTATCAGAGGGTAGTTGAGAAAGTCATAACAACCCTACCAGAGAAGTATGAATCAAAGATCTCTTCCCAGGAGGACTCGAGGGACTTATCAGCTATTCCCTTGACAGAGCTGATAAATGTTCTCTATGCATAA
- the LOC105802751 gene encoding uncharacterized protein LOC105802751 isoform X2, with protein sequence MSALLFTKSTLTRSKDEVYVAAVALRATKGPAQLSMSTAYSLSVWDLQHFMVIIKPSSPLLSQVIVFDFQPEDPENIYTALAALSGRAVPGVVLTRKLRKLPRSRCWFVGYAEGNAVDKAYDFNNTWEVDLRIGLHDCRDYTNVPLKCKDWLNS encoded by the exons ATGTCAGCTCTTCTATTCACAAAATCAACTCTGACAAGAAGCAAAGATGAAGTTTATGTGGCAGCAGTGGCACTAAGAGCTACAAAGGGACCAGCCCAGCTTTCGATGTCAACTGCTTACTCCCTCAGTGTCTGGGACTTGCAACACTTCATGGTCATCATCAAACCCTCTTCTCCTCTCCTTTCTCAG GTCATTGTCTTTGATTTTCAACCTGAAGATCCAGAGAACATATACACGGCACTTGCTGCTCTGTCTGGTAGAGCAGTACCAG GAGTGGTTCTTACAAGGAAGTTAAGGAAGCTGCCGAGGAGCAGATGTTGGTTCGTTGGATATGCTGAAGGGAATGCTGTTGATAAGGCCTATGACTTCAACAACACATGGGAGGTTGATTTGAGAATTGGGCTTCATGACTGTCGAGATTATACAAATG TTCCCTTGAAATGTAAGGATTGGTTGAACAGCTGA